GCGACGCGGAGCGCGTCTTCGCGCACCGGGCGCTGCGCTTCGCGCGCGGCGACACGACCCCGCTGCCCGGGTTCGACGAGAATGCGTACGTGCCGGCCGGCCAGTTCGGTGAGCGCTCGCTGAACGACCTGCTGGACGAGCTGCTCGCCGTGCGTGCCGCGACGGTGGCATTGTTCCGGCACCTGCCCCGTGCGGCATGGACGCGGACCGGGAGCGCCAATGGTGTCGCGGTGAGTGTGCGCGCGCTCGCCTGGATCGCCGCGGGACACGAGCTGCACCACCGCACGCTGCTGGAAGAACGGTACGCGATTCCGATGGGGCTCGGCGCCGTGCCGGGGCCGGCGTGAGGCACCAGCGCGCTGCTGTGCGCAGCGCCGGGCGGATCAGATTGCCGGCGCTGCTGGCGTGCACGGCGGCGCTGCTCCACGCCGGGTGCGCGGCGGACGAGGCGGCGCGCACACCGGTCATCGGCTACGTCGGCTCGATGGACAGCGCGCACGTGGACGGCTGGCGCGGTGCCGAGCTGGGTGCCGCCGAGGTGCAGCGCGCCGCCGAGCTGATCGGCCGCACGATCGAGGTACGCGCCGAGCAGGCCACCGACAGCGCAGCCGCGCTCGCCGCTGCGCGTCGCCTCATCGAGCAGGGTGCGACCGTCCTTGTGGGTGGCCATGACGAAGCAGTGTGCCGCGGCCTCATGGCGCTGGCCGATGCCGAGGGCGTGCTCTTCCTGAACGTCGGCTGCGCGACGGACGCGTTGCGTGGCAGAGGCCGCAACACCTTCCACGTGCAGGCGAGCGAGGCGCTGCGACGTGCCCCGGACGGCGGGCCCGCTGCTGTGCGGCCGGAGTCGCGCGTCGCATGGCACGGCCAGCTCGGTCGCTACGGCGCCGCACAGCTCAACCGCCGCTTCCGTGAGCGCTTCGGTGCGGACGCGGGGGGCGATGCCTGGGCCGCGTGGATGGCGATGAAGATCGCCTGGGAGGCGACGCAGCAGCGGCAGAGCAGTGACCCGGACGAACTGCGCGCGTTCCTGTTGAGCGAGGAGGCCGAGTTCGACGGCCACAAGGGTCAGCCGCTCGTGTTCGATCCGGCGACCCGGCAACTGCAGCAACCACTGTTCGCTGCGCCGGCAGGCGCAACGTCCGGCGCGCCCGCTGACGATGCTCGCGCCATCACAGTGGACGGCGCGGACGCGCTCCGTGCCGCGGCAGCCGCCCGCGCGCGCCTCGCCGTCGTCACCAACGAAGGCTCGAGCGACGTCTCCATCATCGACACCCGCTCCAACCAGGTCATTGCGACGATCGGACTCGTCG
The genomic region above belongs to Longimicrobiales bacterium and contains:
- a CDS encoding beta-propeller fold lactonase family protein gives rise to the protein MPALLACTAALLHAGCAADEAARTPVIGYVGSMDSAHVDGWRGAELGAAEVQRAAELIGRTIEVRAEQATDSAAALAAARRLIEQGATVLVGGHDEAVCRGLMALADAEGVLFLNVGCATDALRGRGRNTFHVQASEALRRAPDGGPAAVRPESRVAWHGQLGRYGAAQLNRRFRERFGADAGGDAWAAWMAMKIAWEATQQRQSSDPDELRAFLLSEEAEFDGHKGQPLVFDPATRQLQQPLFAAPAGATSGAPADDARAITVDGADALRAAAAARARLAVVTNEGSSDVSIIDTRSNQVIATIGLVARPRGVRASADGRLAYIAMSDDAPEHASDADAIVTIDLAEGRVTALVHVGSDPEQFAIAPAGDRLYAANEDAGTATITDLTRDSVLETLIVGIEPEGVAVSPDGRWVYVTAETSNTVSVIDTQKREVVASFLVDVRPRAAAFSPDGRLAFVSNEISGTLSIVEVPAHRVVATIPLANGAARPVSIAPATDGRRVYVANGRANSISVIDPAARREIAVIPVGERPWGVDVSNDGALVYTANGGSNDVSVIDARSLRVITTIPVGERPWGVALTK
- a CDS encoding DinB family protein, whose translation is MQAVRFVRPAKGEYDEYYDKYVRRVPDGDITETLVRQVVATIEPLRAIDDARANFAYATGKWSVKEVIGHLCDAERVFAHRALRFARGDTTPLPGFDENAYVPAGQFGERSLNDLLDELLAVRAATVALFRHLPRAAWTRTGSANGVAVSVRALAWIAAGHELHHRTLLEERYAIPMGLGAVPGPA